A single window of Chitinophaga sp. XS-30 DNA harbors:
- a CDS encoding ABC transporter substrate-binding protein → MIRSKTFIRCTLVLSGIMLLQACAIFRPAPAKTDGPPPELSKPKPEEKKPEETKKPDAKAPFNVPAFAKEVKRSSYNIAVFAPLYLDSVFAASLEIPGRTMPRYVLPGLEFYEGVQLALDSLEKQGVQLNVQVFDNKARQNDVPTLIRNRQLDAVDLIIGAVSTPELKPLSDFAREKQINLVSATFPNDGGISENPFLLISNSTLRSHVEAIHDYVQKGFATKNILVIRRGSSFEASIGGNIKVAYDKMSYDKKSRIREVVWSDATTDAQLTQYLLADRPNICIITALDEAGAKNILRKLAVHKATYPMHIFGMPTWDVMKFKEPEFEGLTLYYSSPYYNEKADTFSKYVSDYFKRVYKSRPSDMAFKGFEQTWYFVKALTQDGVYFNKDLNKPANRVYTDFNFQPVYLNEEKDEIPAYFENKNIYIIQKGDSADYRMNAHL, encoded by the coding sequence ATGATCCGATCGAAAACATTTATCAGGTGTACGCTTGTCCTCTCCGGCATCATGCTGTTGCAGGCCTGTGCGATCTTCCGCCCGGCGCCTGCGAAAACTGACGGCCCGCCGCCGGAGCTGAGCAAGCCCAAACCGGAGGAAAAGAAACCGGAGGAAACAAAGAAACCGGATGCCAAAGCTCCCTTCAATGTTCCGGCTTTCGCCAAAGAAGTGAAACGCAGCAGCTACAACATCGCTGTATTTGCACCGCTTTACCTGGATTCCGTATTCGCTGCTTCGCTGGAGATTCCCGGCCGCACCATGCCGCGTTATGTGCTGCCCGGCCTCGAATTCTATGAAGGCGTACAGCTTGCCCTCGATTCCCTGGAAAAACAAGGCGTACAGCTGAATGTGCAGGTGTTCGACAACAAAGCGCGTCAGAACGATGTGCCTACCCTGATCCGCAACCGCCAGCTGGATGCGGTAGACCTGATCATCGGCGCGGTAAGCACCCCGGAACTGAAACCACTGAGCGATTTTGCCCGGGAAAAACAGATCAACCTCGTATCCGCCACTTTCCCTAACGACGGCGGCATTTCAGAAAATCCCTTTCTGCTCATCAGCAACAGCACTCTCCGCTCACATGTAGAGGCTATACACGACTACGTGCAGAAAGGATTTGCCACCAAGAATATCCTGGTGATCCGTAGAGGCTCCTCCTTCGAAGCCAGCATCGGCGGAAACATCAAGGTCGCCTACGATAAAATGTCATATGACAAAAAAAGCCGTATCCGTGAGGTAGTATGGAGCGATGCGACCACAGATGCCCAGCTGACGCAATACCTGCTGGCAGACCGGCCGAACATCTGCATCATCACAGCACTGGACGAAGCCGGCGCCAAGAATATCCTGCGCAAACTCGCCGTGCATAAAGCCACCTATCCGATGCATATCTTCGGTATGCCTACCTGGGATGTGATGAAGTTCAAAGAGCCTGAATTCGAAGGGCTTACCCTCTACTATTCATCCCCCTATTACAACGAGAAAGCAGATACCTTCAGTAAATATGTATCCGATTATTTCAAACGCGTGTATAAATCACGCCCTTCGGACATGGCCTTCAAAGGATTTGAACAAACCTGGTATTTTGTGAAGGCGCTCACGCAGGATGGCGTGTACTTCAATAAAGATCTCAACAAACCCGCCAACCGCGTTTACACCGATTTCAATTTTCAACCCGTTTATCTGAACGAAGAGAAAGACGAAATACCCGCATACTTCGAGAACAAAAATATTTACATCATCCAGAAAGGCGACAGCGCCGACTACCGGATGAATGCCCATCTCTGA
- the guaA gene encoding glutamine-hydrolyzing GMP synthase — MTEKILILDFGSQYTQLIARSIRELNVYCEIQPCLKPVIWEDSIKGIILSGSPFSVNDPQAPVVDIAAMAEKVPVLGVCYGAQLMAKVFGGEVAKSSTREYGRAFMEHSDKEEPLLYDISAKSQVWMSHADTIIRLPEAFTPIATTENIPVAAFKSHTLAKNPMFALQFHPEVTHSLEGKQILRNFLVHICGLQQDWTPAAFVQETIARIKEQVGDRKVVMALSGGVDSTVAAELIHKAIGPNLYCVFVDNGLLRKDEFETVLDSYKHMGLNVKGVNAKELFYGQLNGVKDPEEKRKIIGRLFIDVFQQEATQLKDIGFLGQGTIYPDVIESVSVNGPSATIKSHHNVGGLPEKMNMSLVEPLRFLFKDEVRRVGKEIGISDIFLARHPFPGPGLAIRILGEITPEKVQMLQDADAIYIEGLKESGLYNQVWQAGTILLPVQSVGVMGDERTYEFCVALRAVTSTDGMTADWAHLPYEFLAKVSNDIINKVKGINRVVYDISSKPPATIEWE; from the coding sequence ATGACAGAAAAGATTTTGATCCTCGATTTCGGTTCCCAGTACACGCAGCTGATTGCGCGTTCCATCAGGGAGCTGAATGTTTATTGTGAAATACAGCCTTGTCTGAAACCGGTCATCTGGGAAGACAGTATTAAAGGAATTATCCTCTCCGGCTCACCGTTCTCCGTGAACGATCCTCAGGCGCCGGTAGTAGACATTGCCGCCATGGCGGAAAAAGTGCCTGTACTGGGCGTTTGCTACGGCGCACAGCTGATGGCCAAGGTATTCGGCGGCGAAGTGGCCAAAAGCAGCACCCGTGAATATGGCCGTGCTTTCATGGAGCATAGCGACAAGGAAGAGCCGCTGTTATACGACATTTCAGCGAAAAGCCAGGTGTGGATGAGCCATGCGGACACGATCATCCGTCTTCCTGAGGCCTTCACCCCCATCGCCACCACCGAGAACATCCCCGTAGCGGCTTTCAAAAGCCATACCCTCGCCAAAAACCCGATGTTCGCCTTGCAATTCCATCCTGAAGTAACGCACTCCCTGGAAGGCAAGCAGATCCTGCGCAACTTCCTGGTCCATATCTGCGGTTTGCAGCAGGACTGGACGCCCGCTGCATTCGTACAGGAAACCATCGCCCGGATCAAAGAACAGGTAGGCGACCGTAAAGTAGTGATGGCCCTCAGCGGAGGCGTAGACTCTACCGTAGCCGCAGAGCTGATCCACAAGGCGATCGGCCCCAACCTGTACTGCGTATTCGTGGATAACGGGCTTTTGCGTAAAGATGAATTCGAGACCGTACTGGACTCCTATAAACATATGGGCCTGAACGTCAAGGGCGTAAATGCCAAAGAACTGTTCTACGGCCAGCTGAACGGGGTGAAAGACCCGGAAGAAAAACGCAAGATCATCGGCCGGCTCTTCATCGATGTATTCCAGCAGGAAGCCACGCAGCTGAAAGATATTGGTTTCCTCGGCCAGGGCACCATCTATCCTGATGTCATAGAATCCGTTTCCGTGAACGGCCCTTCGGCCACCATCAAATCCCACCACAATGTGGGTGGCCTCCCCGAGAAAATGAACATGAGCCTCGTGGAGCCGCTGCGCTTTTTATTTAAAGACGAGGTACGCCGCGTGGGCAAAGAGATCGGTATCAGCGACATCTTCCTCGCCCGCCATCCCTTCCCCGGCCCTGGCCTGGCGATCCGCATTCTCGGAGAGATCACCCCGGAAAAAGTACAGATGCTGCAGGATGCAGATGCCATTTATATAGAAGGACTGAAAGAATCCGGCCTCTACAACCAGGTATGGCAGGCAGGCACCATTCTGCTGCCCGTACAGAGCGTAGGCGTAATGGGCGATGAGAGGACTTACGAATTTTGCGTAGCCCTCCGCGCTGTAACCTCCACAGACGGCATGACGGCGGACTGGGCGCATCTTCCCTACGAATTCCTGGCAAAGGTTTCCAACGATATCATCAATAAAGTAAAAGGCATCAACCGTGTGGTGTATGACATCAGTTCGAAACCGCCTGCTACAATTGAATGGGAATAA
- a CDS encoding head GIN domain-containing protein translates to MKKQLRYFLISLLVAPVFAACDNVSGSGNVAREERRTGSFSRVSLEGSMNVIIAKGEQSTSVIEAEDNLMEYIELINDGDELVVRFRRNTSIRSHKKITVYLTTNTLESMRVSGSGNMELKGLFSTATGMDIDLSGSGNITGQVNAPEVDIDISGSGNVTLRGETRDVDIDIAGSGNCRAEDLLAENVSVSIAGSGDVRIFASRNLKADIIGSGGVAYKGEPSIKLNKVGSGSVRKL, encoded by the coding sequence ATGAAGAAGCAATTAAGGTATTTCCTGATATCCCTGCTGGTAGCCCCTGTTTTTGCCGCATGTGATAATGTAAGCGGCAGCGGCAATGTTGCCCGGGAGGAACGCCGGACCGGCAGCTTTTCCCGTGTTTCCCTGGAAGGGTCGATGAATGTGATCATTGCAAAAGGAGAGCAAAGCACATCCGTGATTGAGGCGGAAGACAATTTAATGGAGTATATTGAACTGATAAATGACGGTGATGAGCTGGTCGTGCGGTTCCGCAGGAATACCAGTATCCGTTCACATAAAAAGATCACGGTTTATCTTACTACCAACACCCTCGAAAGTATGCGGGTTTCCGGGTCCGGTAATATGGAGCTGAAAGGGCTTTTCAGTACAGCAACGGGGATGGATATTGACCTTTCCGGCAGTGGGAACATCACCGGGCAGGTCAACGCACCGGAAGTGGATATTGATATATCAGGTTCCGGGAATGTTACCCTCAGGGGAGAGACGCGGGATGTGGACATCGATATTGCCGGCAGCGGCAACTGTCGCGCTGAAGACCTGCTGGCGGAAAACGTCAGTGTGAGCATTGCCGGCAGCGGGGATGTACGGATATTTGCCAGCCGTAACCTGAAAGCGGATATTATCGGTTCAGGAGGGGTGGCTTACAAAGGAGAGCCTTCAATCAAACTGAATAAGGTAGGTTCCGGCAGTGTGCGCAAGCTGTAG
- a CDS encoding dialkylrecorsinol condensing enzyme DarA, translated as MSQQAKILVVYFTQTGQLRRIIDHVTAPLQGKAAITYEEIVPVQPFPFPWSKQEFFDAMPETVLGSPRGIQPLKVSPDEHFDLVIMAYQPWFLSPSQPVAAFLQSPEASRLLKGKPVVTLLGCRNMWLNAQEKTKKYLADIGAHLVGNIVLVDKHPNLVSLITILRWTGKGKKDAFFIFPPAGVQEKEIVESSRFGAPILQALEQRNFAGLHEQLLALDAVELKPGLIVLENRGRGPFRFWARFISAKGEPGSESRKTRVTMYRIVLLAAIPLLTPFTTVASWMQLTFRRKQLENDVTYYKGVSLREIN; from the coding sequence ATGAGCCAACAAGCGAAGATTTTGGTGGTGTATTTCACCCAAACCGGGCAGTTACGCAGGATAATCGACCATGTGACAGCGCCCCTTCAGGGCAAAGCCGCCATTACATATGAGGAGATCGTGCCGGTACAGCCTTTCCCTTTCCCATGGTCCAAACAGGAGTTTTTTGATGCCATGCCGGAAACGGTTTTGGGCAGCCCCCGCGGTATTCAGCCCCTGAAAGTGAGTCCCGATGAACATTTTGATCTGGTGATCATGGCTTATCAGCCCTGGTTCCTTTCCCCATCCCAGCCGGTAGCGGCTTTCCTGCAAAGCCCGGAGGCTTCCCGCCTGCTGAAAGGCAAACCGGTGGTAACTTTGCTGGGTTGCCGGAACATGTGGCTGAATGCCCAGGAGAAAACCAAAAAATACCTCGCCGATATCGGCGCCCATCTCGTTGGCAATATCGTGCTGGTAGACAAGCACCCCAATCTCGTTTCCCTGATCACTATTCTGCGCTGGACCGGCAAAGGGAAAAAGGACGCTTTCTTTATCTTCCCGCCTGCCGGAGTACAGGAAAAAGAGATTGTGGAAAGCAGCCGTTTTGGCGCACCCATTCTGCAAGCCCTGGAACAGCGGAATTTTGCGGGGCTGCATGAACAATTACTGGCCCTGGATGCCGTTGAATTGAAACCCGGGCTTATTGTGCTGGAAAACCGCGGGCGCGGGCCATTCCGTTTCTGGGCCAGGTTCATCAGCGCCAAAGGGGAGCCGGGTAGCGAAAGCAGGAAAACACGGGTGACGATGTATCGCATCGTATTGCTGGCGGCCATTCCGTTGCTGACACCATTCACTACGGTTGCTTCCTGGATGCAGCTCACCTTCCGGAGAAAACAGCTGGAAAATGATGTGACCTATTATAAAGGAGTGAGCCTCCGTGAAATCAATTAA
- a CDS encoding beta-ketoacyl-ACP synthase III, which yields MKEVYITRLSKFLPNEPVENDDMESILGMVDGKPSRARTMILGNNKIKTRYYALDKAGKSTHTNAEMTAEAVKSLFDDKFPINRLQLLACGTTSPDQLLPNHAAMVHGILKCQPVELIAATGACAAGMQAFKYAFMSVKCGNTANAVSTGSEKFSSWMLAQKFEPETENLKNLAENPIIAFEKDFLRWMLSDGASAALFEDKPNEEGLSLRVDWVEIASYANNLDTCMYAGAVKNGDGTTKGWTDMTPEEWAANSVFSFKQDTRLLGKNIVPSGAQMWKELVDKYNIDINKLTWFLPHLSSEYFRFRIDEEIARLGVHIPQEKWFTNLTRVGNVGTASPYFMLEELLNQGKLKKGDTIVMMVPESARFSYAYAHITVV from the coding sequence ATGAAAGAAGTATATATTACCAGGCTCTCCAAATTTTTGCCGAATGAGCCAGTTGAAAATGATGATATGGAAAGCATCCTCGGAATGGTGGATGGAAAACCATCGAGGGCAAGAACAATGATCCTGGGTAATAATAAGATCAAAACCCGTTATTATGCGCTGGATAAAGCAGGAAAAAGCACGCATACCAACGCGGAAATGACCGCGGAAGCAGTGAAAAGCCTGTTTGATGACAAATTCCCCATCAACCGTTTGCAGCTGCTGGCCTGCGGCACCACCTCGCCGGACCAGTTATTGCCGAACCACGCCGCCATGGTGCATGGCATCCTGAAATGCCAGCCTGTGGAGCTGATCGCTGCTACGGGCGCATGTGCGGCAGGTATGCAGGCGTTCAAATACGCTTTCATGTCCGTGAAATGCGGCAATACTGCCAATGCCGTAAGCACCGGCTCGGAAAAATTTTCCAGCTGGATGCTTGCCCAGAAGTTTGAACCGGAAACCGAGAATCTCAAGAATCTGGCGGAAAACCCGATCATCGCTTTTGAAAAGGATTTTTTAAGATGGATGCTCTCCGATGGCGCCAGCGCCGCCCTGTTCGAGGACAAGCCGAATGAAGAAGGCCTGTCGCTCCGTGTGGACTGGGTAGAGATCGCGTCCTATGCCAATAATCTCGATACCTGCATGTATGCCGGCGCGGTGAAGAATGGTGACGGTACCACCAAAGGGTGGACCGATATGACACCGGAAGAATGGGCTGCCAACAGCGTGTTCTCCTTCAAGCAGGATACCCGCCTGCTCGGGAAGAATATCGTACCTTCCGGTGCGCAGATGTGGAAAGAGCTGGTAGACAAGTACAATATCGATATCAATAAACTTACCTGGTTCCTGCCGCACCTCTCTTCTGAATATTTCCGTTTCCGGATCGATGAAGAGATCGCGAGGCTGGGCGTGCATATCCCGCAGGAAAAATGGTTCACCAATCTCACCCGCGTGGGAAATGTCGGCACCGCTTCTCCTTATTTTATGCTGGAAGAGCTGTTGAACCAGGGAAAACTGAAAAAGGGGGATACGATCGTGATGATGGTGCCGGAAAGCGCAAGGTTCTCTTACGCCTACGCCCATATTACGGTGGTATAA
- a CDS encoding BtrH N-terminal domain-containing protein: MTAFHHVQTAHCESGVISNMFRHYGLHISEPMAFGIGAGIFFGHLPFVKVNGVPGTTYRIWPGAIFSRVCKRLGVKMESHKFGSPDKAMQALDDVIARGIPVGMQSSVYYLPYFPASYRFHFNAHNLVVYGKNEDDYLVSDPIMETVTTIDRENLIQARFAKGFPEPKGKMYYPLGIPEEVDLREPVRAGIKQACYYMLKIPMPMFGVKGIRFLAKRVQKYPGKVGDRRAGLYLGNIIRMQEEIGTGGAGFRFMYAAFLQEAGTLLQNEALKKIGKDLTTVGDLWRNFAFEAGRVCKARAANNISYKELGSMLLHIADEEEKIFRRLSNVKLA; this comes from the coding sequence ATGACAGCATTCCATCATGTACAGACCGCACATTGCGAAAGCGGTGTAATTTCGAATATGTTCCGCCATTACGGGCTTCATATCAGCGAGCCGATGGCTTTCGGTATCGGGGCCGGCATCTTTTTCGGCCACCTGCCTTTCGTGAAAGTGAACGGCGTTCCCGGAACAACATACCGCATCTGGCCCGGCGCCATTTTTTCCAGGGTCTGCAAGCGCCTGGGCGTGAAAATGGAATCGCACAAGTTCGGCAGTCCGGATAAAGCCATGCAGGCGCTGGACGATGTCATCGCCCGGGGAATCCCGGTGGGCATGCAATCCAGCGTTTATTACCTGCCGTATTTTCCCGCGTCTTACCGTTTCCATTTCAATGCCCATAACCTGGTCGTGTATGGGAAGAACGAAGATGATTATCTCGTCAGCGATCCCATCATGGAAACCGTTACGACAATAGACCGGGAAAACCTCATCCAGGCGCGGTTTGCCAAGGGTTTCCCCGAGCCGAAAGGCAAAATGTATTACCCACTCGGCATACCGGAGGAAGTGGATCTCCGGGAACCCGTCAGGGCCGGCATTAAACAGGCCTGTTACTATATGCTGAAGATCCCGATGCCAATGTTCGGGGTGAAGGGCATTCGCTTTCTGGCCAAACGGGTGCAGAAATACCCGGGGAAGGTCGGGGACCGGAGGGCAGGGCTGTACCTGGGTAATATCATTCGTATGCAGGAAGAGATCGGCACCGGCGGCGCAGGGTTCCGCTTTATGTACGCTGCTTTCCTCCAGGAAGCCGGTACGCTGCTGCAGAACGAGGCGCTGAAAAAGATCGGGAAAGACCTTACCACTGTTGGCGATCTCTGGCGCAATTTTGCATTTGAAGCTGGCCGTGTGTGCAAAGCCCGGGCAGCGAATAATATATCATACAAAGAGCTTGGCAGTATGCTGCTACATATCGCGGATGAAGAAGAAAAGATTTTCCGTCGTTTATCCAATGTGAAATTGGCATGA
- a CDS encoding ABC transporter ATP-binding protein: protein MNSIEVKDMYKTYTGALQPSLQGLSFSFPEGKIVGLLGPNGAGKTTTISILCGLVKADSGSAAIFGQPQAARSREAIKRAIGVVPQQIALFPQLSALENLTYFGNLYGLRGRPLKEKILSLLEMFGLEKAAGKEVGRFSGGMKRRTNIIAAILHEPRLLVLDEPTAGVDVQSRSMILQFLRDYNRRGNSVLYTSHLLEEAQQICEDVAIIDEGKLVVQGNPQTLIHQHQDCRNLEDVFLHYTGHAVRD, encoded by the coding sequence ATGAACAGCATCGAAGTGAAAGATATGTACAAAACCTACACAGGCGCTTTACAGCCCAGCCTGCAGGGATTGTCATTCTCCTTTCCGGAAGGGAAGATCGTGGGACTGCTGGGGCCGAATGGCGCGGGCAAGACCACAACCATTTCCATTTTATGCGGACTGGTCAAAGCCGATAGCGGAAGCGCCGCGATATTCGGGCAACCGCAGGCTGCCCGCAGCCGGGAGGCGATCAAACGTGCCATTGGCGTTGTGCCGCAACAGATCGCGCTGTTCCCGCAGCTCAGTGCGCTGGAAAACCTGACCTATTTCGGAAACCTTTATGGCCTGAGGGGCAGGCCGCTGAAGGAAAAGATATTGTCGCTCCTGGAGATGTTCGGACTGGAAAAGGCCGCCGGCAAGGAAGTTGGCAGGTTTTCAGGTGGGATGAAACGCCGCACCAATATCATCGCGGCTATTTTACATGAGCCCCGCCTGCTGGTGCTGGATGAGCCTACAGCGGGAGTGGACGTGCAATCGCGCAGTATGATACTGCAATTCCTGCGCGACTACAACCGCCGGGGGAACAGCGTGCTGTACACCTCGCACCTGCTGGAAGAAGCGCAGCAGATATGCGAAGACGTTGCCATTATCGATGAAGGCAAACTGGTCGTGCAGGGAAATCCGCAGACCCTCATTCATCAACACCAGGATTGCCGTAACCTCGAAGATGTGTTCCTGCATTATACAGGGCATGCCGTAAGGGACTGA
- a CDS encoding ABC transporter permease produces the protein MRDKAGLALLFVMPVVLITVMALIQDAPFRDYQEVKFDILAVDNDHGRLGRYIREGLGQSGQFNLIDSLNEQPLSEEKAAQLIREGAYKISITIPKGATAEIVSNANKIVNDISKRMGMPAQLPVKTLITDSLAVQLYFDPAAKKAFRSAIYQALDNFLTQVQTDLLLERIQLQLRKRDSTATDTFPAIRLKAVALKETALGHGRQIDVISNSVQHNVPAWSIFAMFFIVIPIAGNMIREREDGSLVRMKLIPGNYLSILTGKLVFFVGICTAQFYLMMLVGLYMLPLLDLPRLQLGVDHAAGLITAISIGITATAYGILIGTIFKTPNQALNFGAISIVILSAIGGIWIPLEVMPEKIQAIGGLSPLSWGLNAINDIYLRNGSIRYILPDIVKLLTCGLLMLGIAGWVEQRRIA, from the coding sequence ATGCGTGACAAAGCGGGGCTGGCATTGCTTTTCGTGATGCCGGTGGTGCTGATCACCGTGATGGCGCTGATACAGGACGCGCCGTTCAGGGACTACCAGGAAGTGAAGTTCGATATACTGGCGGTAGATAACGATCATGGCCGCCTTGGCCGTTACATCCGCGAGGGGCTGGGGCAAAGCGGGCAGTTCAACCTGATCGATTCGCTGAACGAACAGCCGCTGAGCGAAGAGAAAGCCGCGCAGCTCATCCGTGAAGGGGCCTACAAGATCAGTATTACCATTCCCAAAGGCGCCACGGCGGAGATCGTCAGCAATGCCAACAAGATCGTTAACGATATTTCCAAACGGATGGGCATGCCTGCGCAGCTGCCGGTGAAAACGCTTATTACCGATTCGCTGGCGGTGCAGTTATACTTTGATCCCGCGGCTAAAAAGGCGTTCCGGAGCGCGATATACCAGGCTCTGGATAATTTTCTCACGCAGGTGCAGACGGACCTGTTGCTGGAGCGCATCCAGCTGCAGTTGCGGAAGCGTGACAGTACAGCTACGGACACGTTCCCGGCCATCCGGCTGAAAGCCGTTGCGCTGAAGGAAACGGCATTGGGGCATGGAAGGCAGATCGATGTCATCAGCAATTCCGTACAACATAATGTGCCGGCCTGGAGCATTTTTGCGATGTTCTTCATCGTGATACCCATCGCCGGCAATATGATCCGGGAGCGGGAAGACGGGAGCCTGGTGCGGATGAAGCTCATACCGGGCAATTATCTGTCTATCCTTACCGGCAAGCTGGTATTCTTCGTGGGGATCTGTACGGCGCAGTTTTACCTGATGATGCTCGTAGGACTCTATATGCTGCCCCTGCTGGACCTGCCGAGGCTGCAACTGGGCGTGGACCATGCCGCAGGCCTGATCACGGCCATCAGTATCGGTATCACGGCTACAGCATACGGTATCCTCATCGGCACTATTTTCAAAACGCCTAACCAGGCACTGAATTTCGGCGCGATCTCCATCGTGATCCTCAGCGCCATCGGCGGCATCTGGATACCGCTGGAGGTAATGCCGGAGAAAATACAGGCCATCGGCGGACTGTCTCCATTAAGCTGGGGGCTGAATGCGATCAATGATATCTATCTGCGGAATGGCAGCATCCGTTACATCCTGCCGGATATTGTAAAGCTGCTGACCTGCGGCCTGCTGATGCTGGGCATTGCGGGATGGGTGGAGCAGCGCAGGATCGCATAA
- a CDS encoding phosphopantetheine-binding protein — protein sequence MRRGPITRKRLTYNIMEALKLKLKQQIIEALNLQDTKPEDIDDNAPLFGEGLGLDSIDSLELMVLLERNYQIKVEDPREGRKILQSVQTMAEFIQSKQPA from the coding sequence ATGCGCCGCGGGCCAATCACCCGGAAGCGCTTAACCTACAACATTATGGAAGCGTTAAAATTGAAATTGAAACAGCAGATCATCGAGGCATTGAACCTGCAGGACACGAAACCGGAGGATATTGACGACAATGCGCCCCTGTTCGGCGAAGGGCTGGGGCTGGACAGTATTGACTCGCTGGAGCTGATGGTACTGCTGGAAAGGAATTACCAGATCAAGGTAGAAGATCCCCGCGAGGGCCGCAAGATATTACAGTCCGTTCAAACCATGGCTGAATTCATTCAAAGCAAACAACCTGCATAA
- a CDS encoding beta-ketoacyl synthase has product MAERVFITGMGMISAIGSNVKENLRSLRLQRSGIGHTRHIDTIHKNVLPVAEVPQSNAELAALAGVNAGGGYTRTALLGLVAMREALAYAGIENAASMPAAFINASTVGGMCDTEKVYFDIIDPQKEGTFLQSIDTLDCADCTQRIADAVGIHEYVTTISTACSSSANALMYGARMIRQGLVQRAVCGGTEALTRFTMNGFNSLKNIDKQACRPFDQHRNGLNLGEGAAYLVLESESLVRESGAEVLAELSGWCNTNEAFHPTSPSPEGDGAYEAMKNALAMSGRSIDDVQYINVHGTATLNNDASEGKALERLFGARVPKFSSTKPFTGHTLAAAGAIEAIFAVLAINAQVIFPNLNFSEKMEELNVVPETKLLEEYPVENVISNSFGFGGNNASLVISKYEAGMFEKIVKHTGE; this is encoded by the coding sequence ATGGCGGAACGTGTGTTTATAACCGGGATGGGTATGATCTCCGCAATTGGCAGCAATGTGAAGGAGAATCTCCGCAGCCTGCGCCTGCAGCGTAGCGGCATAGGTCACACCCGGCATATCGATACCATTCACAAAAACGTGCTCCCCGTTGCGGAGGTGCCGCAGTCCAATGCGGAACTTGCCGCGCTGGCCGGTGTTAATGCCGGGGGAGGATATACACGCACTGCCCTGCTGGGCCTGGTGGCCATGCGGGAAGCGCTGGCTTATGCCGGTATAGAGAATGCCGCATCCATGCCGGCCGCTTTTATAAACGCTTCCACGGTAGGCGGTATGTGCGATACGGAAAAGGTATATTTCGATATCATTGACCCGCAAAAAGAAGGTACCTTTCTTCAATCCATCGATACGCTGGACTGTGCGGATTGCACGCAGCGTATAGCCGATGCAGTAGGTATTCACGAATATGTGACCACCATCAGCACCGCCTGCTCCTCCTCCGCCAATGCCCTGATGTACGGCGCAAGGATGATCCGGCAGGGATTGGTGCAACGCGCTGTCTGCGGCGGAACGGAAGCGCTGACACGCTTTACCATGAACGGTTTCAATTCCCTCAAGAACATCGATAAACAAGCCTGCCGCCCGTTCGATCAGCACCGGAATGGCCTGAACTTGGGTGAAGGCGCAGCCTACCTCGTACTGGAAAGCGAATCCCTGGTGCGGGAAAGCGGCGCGGAAGTGCTGGCCGAGCTCAGCGGCTGGTGTAATACCAACGAAGCTTTCCATCCTACATCGCCTTCGCCGGAAGGGGACGGGGCTTACGAGGCCATGAAGAATGCGCTGGCCATGAGCGGCCGGAGCATTGATGATGTGCAGTACATCAATGTGCATGGCACCGCCACACTGAATAATGATGCATCCGAAGGGAAAGCGCTGGAACGGCTTTTTGGCGCCCGTGTGCCGAAGTTCAGTTCCACCAAACCTTTTACGGGTCATACTCTCGCCGCCGCCGGAGCAATAGAGGCGATCTTTGCCGTGCTGGCCATCAACGCGCAGGTGATATTTCCCAATCTCAATTTCTCTGAAAAAATGGAAGAACTGAACGTTGTTCCGGAAACAAAGCTGCTGGAAGAGTATCCCGTAGAGAACGTGATCTCCAACTCCTTCGGCTTTGGCGGTAACAATGCTTCACTGGTGATCAGCAAATATGAAGCCGGCATGTTTGAAAAAATCGTTAAACACACAGGGGAATGA